A window of Vidua macroura isolate BioBank_ID:100142 chromosome 4, ASM2450914v1, whole genome shotgun sequence genomic DNA:
AGGAAGAAGTGTTCATATGGATTTTACATCCCAGTAACCCAGGTAATGGTTAGTaacctttgttttttaaaatcttaaaaatctgATGTGTTCTTTATATGGAGGAGCTAATGAAGTGTTCTCCAGGACCAAATAATGTGGGGCCTGGTGATATTAAAACTAAGGTGTCTGCACAACCCTTGGGATTTTTACCTCATTGCACTACTCTGTGGCTTTTCTGAATATCATTGTGGATGGAGACTCTCCAGCAAAGCAGTGGTCTGTGGTGGCTGGTGGGTGGCTGAACTGACTGATGAAAAATGCATGTTCCTTCAGTCAACAGGTCAATGAAGGTGACAGGCATCCAAGTCTGTAAGGAGGAGTTAGAGCTGCTGAAACACCAAGATGAAAAGGTTTGTTTGCATGTTAGAGCCCTACTTTTTCCTATTAATTTGCTTCACAGAGAAGAAACACGATTGTTTTAGGGACAGGAACAGTGCCCTCTCTGAAGTGGAGTGCAGCTAAAGCAGGGCTGAGGGCTGGGTGTGTCCAGCAGCTCTCGTGAATGCAATCATTCAGTGTGAAAGCAGATCTGCCTCCAGTGATCTAATATTCAAATGATGTTTCTTGTgcaggagtaaaaaaaaaaaaaaaaacccagaaaggtGGGAGAAGTAGCATAGCTGTAAttcataatgaaaaacaaacacactaATGCCTGAGATAAGCATGATGGCAATAGCAGCCTTCTGgctgagcatccctgggaaagggaaaatgaatgGAGAGATGATATTATACTTCCCTGGAAAgggctgctggtggcagtgTGTGTCAGCTAAGAAGGCAGCATGCCCAGACTGCTGTTTAGCTACAGCCTTCAGATGAAGAAGCACAGCTTGGAATGGGCTTTGCGAACCATGTGAAGGCACTAAGGTGGAAATAGGAATCCAAATACAGCCTTTCCCCTTGAAATTTGTGGGAGGATTTCCCCAGGAAAATAATGTAGGGCAGTATCTTTCTAGTAGCCCTGACATTAGACAGGAGTAGGTCTTCTGAATCATCTGTGTGTGAGGGTGCATGTTCCCTGAGTTAGACCTGCCACGGGAAACTGCATTAGCACTTGTGGGAAACAGCTGGGCCAGAGCCATGGAGACTGGTACTGGCACTTCTGAGGGCTGGTCGTGAAAACACCCCACTGCAAGCTGATGAAAACACCTCTCCATACAGCCAGGGACTTTGTCCCACCGTGTCATTCTGCACAGGAGACCCTGAGCCCTGCCTGGCAATgcaagctgtgccagcctgAGCCTGTGGGATGGCTGCAGCACCTTGCCAGAGCCCTCAAGGCCATCACAATTGTCCAACAGACAGCTACAAATgcaggttttgtgtttttatttctgaggcAACAGAAACTCTGGAAGAAAGCAGAACTGGATGAAAGTAGAAGCCTTCTGGAAGATTCTTTTGAGTTCCTAAGAAGCAGAGATTTGGGGAAGCTGACCAAGAGAGAAAGcgtgcccagctctggaaggCTTCTAGTCATGCTGCTCTTTCGATTGCATTGAGGAATGCACTGAAGTCCTGCCTGTCCTGAAGATGCCAAGGAACCTCTAGAGATACAGCTAAACAACCTGGCAATGGGAAGGAAAGCTGTCTCTCCAACCATCTGGGAGAGAAGGTAGGATGGTATGAGGTGTTGCTGAGGAAAACTATTTCTGTAACCCTGTAGCAGAGTAGGGTCTGGTTACTATTGATACTAAAGCTTTTGAGGATAAAGTAATATTGAATGGGCCATTTCCAGCTGGAGATAAACactcctgggtttttttttcctgtaacattATCCCATTATCTTCCAAGTCAGTATGAGAAAAATGGTGTCCATGTTCCAGAATTATGGgcaagctgaaaaatattttgaattagGATAAGAACTGATCATAACATTAAAACACTAAGCACATGCAAGATCAGATCAAAAGTCTAGGTAGCACAGCAGCCTATCTCACTCAGAGGTCAGAAGGATCATTGTGGTCAAAAGGTGCAGGGCAGTGAAAGGATGCTGCAAGGATACATGTCTAACCTTGTCTCTGCTTCTGGCATGATATAATTCAGGCACTTTCTGACTAGAGATGGCTTTTCTATTTAATAGTATAGAATTTCTCCAATGACTGCTTTAGTCTAGGCAGACTTCAGTCATGTATCATCTGACTTATGCAAAAAGTTTTAATGTTTCTGAAGAGGCATGCTGGCTCTGCAGTGCACTCCACTCCTGTGACAAATCAGTGAGATATAGGTGAATTATGAAGCTTGTTAAAGGTCTTAATTCCTGAAGGGGTAGTCAGTGCTAGGTCAGTGGAGAGTTCAGTCTGTCAGGAGCTGGTTTCAAGGTAGCAGCACTGACAAGAACATCAATAACCACTCATTTTTCAAAGGGCCTTTCAGAATGTTGTGGTCTTGTCCATACAAACATcatccctccagctctgctgaagaaattatttatggGTACAAACTTTACCATTAGACGTTTGGGCCAGGAAATACTGACAGTAGCCATACAACTTACCAGTGGAACCCTGGATCTGCTAGCTATAAAGATTTTTCTGGTGGTTGACTTCATATTCAGTCCTGGAACATCATGAGCCTCTCCAACACTGAGACTAAAGGAGATAGTTGGTTTCAGGTTGTCAGGATAATCAGAGCAATGTACAGGTTCACTTACTAGTTGGTGTTGGCCTGTGACAATTAAGTAATTTGAGGATTTTGTGTAGGGAGTCATCTTTTTTTATCAGGTAGATCTGAATCTTATGTTACTCCACAGTTAGGAGACTTAATGTATCCCTGAAGGGCTGTGTGCATTGGAGAATGCAGCAGTGAGCTCAGCATCTGGGCTCTGTTATGGGATTCTTGACATTGGATTCAAATAGGATCATGGAAAAGCAGATGGATTGTCATGCAGCTCATACAAGAGGCCCAGCAATTTCTGGACATGCAAAGCTTGCTGGCCAAACACTTAGATATTTCAGGATGTGTAAAGAAATAGAAgccaaaatgagaaaacaaacagaaaaataaatctatacTAAGGCGAGTGAAGTGAGATCAGCAATTGTCACTACCACAGCAAATAATCCATCACTGAACAATATGTACTAGATTATGTACCAATGTTATAGACCAGATGCCTATGATAAACTGTTATGGAAAAGTTCAATACATCATGGGCTAATCAAAGGTAAAactcctatttctttttttttttttttttttgttttgttttgttttgttttgtttttttgtgattttctcTCCACAATCATTTGCAACTTCATTAGTGTTCTAGGAGTTTTAAAGCCTATATATACTGAATATATACAGTTCCCAGGTCTGTATCTGTTCTAAtcaagacacacacacacacacacacacacacacacacgcacgcGTATTTACAATTTTCCAGACCATAGGTTTAGCTTTGGAAAAATAAGACCAGCTTTGTAAATAGGCTTTGTTCTTTGATGACctaagaaaaaggaaacctCCTATTTCTCCAGGAAAATGATAATGCAATACTGaatatgtgttttgtttgtaaCTCTTTTACCTGATAATGCCTAACGTGCTATTTGCTTTCCTAGCAAACATTCATTATATCTTCACAGAATTATCTGTTACAGCTCCAGCATCTCCTCTAGACTAATGTAATATTACCTCATATTACCCGTAACTTAAATGTTAGGCCTGCTTTTCCCCCTTCACATGTGAAAGGGGAGCACATATTAGCATGTAATACAATTTGTACTAACACCATATCTCACCTTCTGGTTTTACTGTTCCTGTCACTTCAGGCTGCAGGCTGACTTTGCAGATCTTCACTGTTAGCTCTTGTTATTCATGCAAGATCTTCAATggtgatttatttcttttatgagAAGTAGACCAGAAAAGGTCAAGTAGATCAAACCTACCTGATCTCCTTTACCTTAAGGTTCACAGATTTCTTCAAAGAATATTTACAGCTCTATGGAATGTGATTTCCTCTTGGGAAATCACAAGTTCTATTTAGCCATTTGTCCAGCAATTCTCAGCTGTACTGTGGCTCCTACCAACTTGTCATATGGACATTCCTGGTCTGAAGCTCTCTGCATCTCCACAGaatgttttctaaaaattaGCATCGTATTTGTGACCTTCCATTCATCTAGTACTTAAGacagttttaaatgaaaaaaatataaagtacaGTTCAAAGTTCAGCCATTTCATCGCTTGAATTTCCTTAGACCTCTTGGATGAATACCATCTGTCCTGTGATTTTGTTTCAAGTTCTTTTACACTTGGATTTGAGACAGATACTTTACCATGcttcttccattaaaaaattttGTCATGAAAACTTCCTGAAACCCCTCTACAAGGttaaaaaagttttcttctAGACATTGCTACTGTATCTTGAGCATGCATTATCCCTGGGACAGTTTGGCAGCCGTCTTGGATCTGTGGATGCACAGGTTTTGGATGAGTTAATTTTCTTActagtagctggtacagtgccGTGTATTGGATTTAGGGGGAGGATAATGTTGATTTAGTTGTCACTGAGCAGTGTTTACACTtagtcaaggacttttcagcttCTCATACTGACCTGACAGCAAGGAGGCTGGGagtgcacaaggagctggaaggggacacagctgggacaggtaaGCCCTACCACTGAGCAAACAGATATTCTATGCCATAAGAGTCAGCATATAACTAGGGTGAAAGGGTGAAAGCTGGCTGAAGGACACTTTTTGGAAACTGGCTGGGCATTACTGCATGGTTGCTTTTCATTTGCATCTCTtcgtttgcatttttttatctttttgttattttccttttcagtataatttattcatttattattattttatttcaattatgaAGCTGCTTCTATCTCAAGGCATGAGTTAACTTACTTTTACCATTCCAGTTCTCTCCCTCATCCCACTGTTTGGAGGAGTGTCTGGCTGTGTGAGACTTGGTTGCTGGTTGGAGTTCAGACATGACAGATGTGTTTGAAAGTTGTTCATCTGTTTTCTCATGTTGCTCTGATGCTCTTTTGCTTTGCCACACGTTGCTGTGTCTGGTCTGTTGATGTgcgggggttttttttggcttaCTGGTTTAGAAATAACTTGAACTTTCTAAAAACTGTTTTCCTACATTTGTTATTCTCTCATTCTTCCTCTTTATCCACCTCAGACTTACTTTTGGTGGTATTTCGGTCTATTTTACTGTGTGGGATGTCTTTATGCTGAACATGTAATGAAATGTGAGAGTTCTTCCCAGTGCCTCCAACCATTTTGGGTAAAACTTAGTTTTGGTTTTAGACTCCCCAGCTCACCTCCAGTGAGTTTTTTCATAAGTTCATCTGTATTGAGCAGTGATGTGAAAAACTAATTTAGCTTTTCTTCTATGGCCTTATCTTTACTGAACATTCCCCTTACACTTTGATTACTTATTAGTCCTTTCAAGCAAGTGCTCACAGATGGGCATTACATGAACTCCCTGACCTGACACATCATACTTTTTAAAGCTTAATTTGAAAGCAGTAATTTTCATGTACTCTTTTCGACTTGCTTTTATATTGAACATCCTTCTTGCGAAAAGGACAAaatatgaggttttttttttaaatgttatctTTATTCATGCATTGTTCTCAGTTGATAGATCAGCCTGATGCAGAGTTTTTGGTTTGCAACTTGTAAGGACACCTGAAGGgttatattttgtttcaaattaaaaaaaaaatttcaaaaaatcaAATTAGTCAATGTACTCTGACTTTAGCCCTTCACtgcagaaaatttaaataatcttATCAGAAAGACTTCATGAAGCATCACTGTTCTGATTCAGGGAGAGATTGTTAGAAGTGAGAGGACATGATGGTGCATTTCTACAGGGAAGTCCGAACAGGATGTGGTAACAAGATCAGCATGATCTTGGAAACACACTGTAACAGGGAATTGCCTCTAGATGGAAGAATTTCTGAGTTAAGGATACAGGTGCTGTAGGACTGCAAATTCTACAGCAAAAAATGTTCTTGAGCACTGGAGGTGCTGTCCTGCCTCTCACTTCTGGTTTATGCCTGCAGCTTCAGGAAATCTGAGCCTGAAAAATGGAGCCACTGATCTCACCTGTGCCAAGTTATCTCTGGCAGGTCCAACATGCAAAACAGCAGGTAATCCTTCTGATGCCACTTAAAATATCTCAggggcagggtgaggaagaaaaagcaactcTGGGTTTCTAAGGCTCTCAAAGATTAACACCTACTccagtataaaaatattttaattgcctTTACAGTTACttaatttccatgtttttctcaaGCCTGTTTCAGAAAGTGCTTGACCTACCCAGTGACATTTACTGTAGTAATGtcctgaaaacacattttatctTACACATAGTACAATGATGGGACACAAACTTACTTCATAAGCTAATGGACAATAGGGacacattttaaacaaaatcttgGAAGCCTGCCCTTTatattacttaatttttttagacATTACACATTCAGGGCTGGGCTTTTCAAGGGCTAATAAAAGATATTTCCTGGTATTTAGCTCAACAAATTAAACTTGAGCTATTTAGTTTAGCTGTAGGATCTCAAATTCCCTAGTTGAAAACTAGGTACCTAGTTAGGTACCTAGATTTAAGCCTTTATATgtattaaagtaaaataaaaagtgaaagcCAAGAAATAGTATAACTTGTTACAACCACAAACAGGAACGTATCAGGACCATTCTATACAAGTGCCTTTGTTCTATATAAATGCCTTCTCTTTCTGCAGGAATCTACTGGCATGTGTGGAGGTAACATTCCAACATTTTTCATGCTGTTCTGCAAGCCGTGTATTTTATGAGAATCCAGTAATACTGGAgccaggggcagagggaaggagtaGCAACATCTGGGAAGACATGCCTCTAACCACATCTGTCTTATAGCCAAGGCCAGTGACCCTGAGCTCTGGAAGAGAAAGTTCAAAACATTCACTCATTATCAGCTACTATGCCAAAACAAAGGCCTGTGCTTCAGCAGTCCGGGGAAACAAGATAACCCAGGAGTAATTATCAAGAACTTCACTGcttaagggatttttttttcacccacaAGGTAACACAGACAAAGCTACTGTAAGGAAAGTGTCAGTCTTAACTAATGTTAGTGAGAGAGGAAATCAGTTAAAGGAGTTTAAGTGGTAGCAAAAGCTCCAGGAGTCAATGCTTAAGGGACTTGCCAGTTTTGCAGTAACAGCAAGAGCCCAAGAACACTGCATGTTCCCACACAGGATTCCAGCACTCTGGGGGTGCCTAGCCTCTCAGAAACATCATGAACACAAAAAGAATAATGTACAACATTTTATTACAAAACTGTTATAAAAGTAATACAATGCAACAAAAATACTACAAAATATAAGATCAGCTATTAAGCTACCTTTGTTTTACTTAGCTAAAAGGAAACACCTGGCTATCAGTCACTGAATTTCAATAAAACCATTAAATatgcagaaacagcagaaacattcaacaacttttgtttttccaaaccGAACTTTCGCAGCCCTTGGCTACTGCTTACATTATAAACTGAAGTCTCCCTACAAAGAACCACATTACCTATACACAATTCTGTACAGATTTTTATACTGAAGCTAACAATGAGCTGCACTTGAGTTCACATTCTTAGCAAAATATTGGATTCCGAGCATAAATCTTTACAGCAGGACATTCATTTATTCTTCATCctcatcttcttcctcctcttcctcatcctcttcctcttcttcctcctcctcctctggttCTGCTTTCTTCTTAGATCCTGCAGGCCTACCTGGGCCCTTCTTTCCTGCATCACTCTTGCTCTTGGCACGATATGCTGCAATATCCtgcaagaaaaatgcttttaagtTGCTAGCAATAGAACACGGAAGACAAATCTGTACTGCTTTGGTATTTCAATACTACTGTACTGCATAGATCGGATCCAGCGCATGcaagaaagcagaatttccaCCTTGGGACTTTCATGCTTAAATCTTTAAGCAAAAGAACATGCAATGCAGACAGTTTTAAGAATTTTAGAATTACCATGGTGCTTTGGAGTCTGACTATATTTATTTTAGCAAGCAGATGACCTGTTTTCTGGTAGTAAAGCATCTTACTGGTAAAATCTCTAGACATGCAAAACCCACATCCAGGTTCACTGTAAGGGTTCCAGATGTCTGCCCCACCACACCTTTCCATGTCTTCTAAAGGCTGACGGAAAGCATTAAGAATTACAAGTCCCATATGGTGTGGGTGCAAGACACAAGTCAGATATTTACAGTGATCTCCACTATTTTAACTTTCTTGTATTACTTTTACTGTACCTTTTCATACTTCTCCTTTAGTTTTGCAGCCTTCTGTTCATATGGCTGTTTATCTTTGGCCGACTGTTCAGACCACATTTCACCTAGTTTCTTTGCTGTATCTCCAATAGACAAGCCAGGATGTTCGTTTTTGATTTTCGGACGGTGttcagaacagaaaaggaagaacgCAGACCTACATCAAGAGACAGTGATTAAAGTTAAGTATCAAGCTATtagaatactttttttctgtggggGAAGGGAGTCATAGAAACACTCACGGTGGTCTTTTAGGAGCGttggggtcctttttctttcccttcttctcgCCTTTGGGAGGAACATAGTTTTTCATCTCCCTATCATAACGAGCTTTGTCTCCTTTAGCCATTTcttcaaattttcctttttccttgcttGACATTGTCTGTGGACACACGGAGGGGAAAGAAGAGTCTGGATGAGATAAAGCAGCTACTGACCCACTAACGCCTAAGCAGCAGCTGCTACCAGGGATCTTTTCCCAGCAGCCCGCAGCAGGGGCGGGGGCTGGTCCGGTGAGGGCTcagcacggcccggcccggccccgctcaccTTCCACCGCTCCGAGCACTTCCGCGAGAACTCTGCGAAGTTGACGGACGAGTCCGGGTGCTTCTTCTTGTGCTCCTCGCGGCACGTCTGCACGAAGTACGCGTACGAGGACATCTTGCCCCGCGGCTTATTGGGGTCGCCTTTGCCCATGGCGAGGTCGGCGGCGGGTCCCTGCGGGAGGAGGTAGGAGGTGGGCGGAGAGGCGGCGTGAGGCGGGGCCGCGCCTCAGGCCGTTCCCGCCTCTCGCCCGCCGGCGCCTTCCCGCCCCAGCGCGCCCGACCCCGCCCCGCCGCAACCCCCGTGCCCGCGCCCCCCCGCCGGGACCGCGGCACCTTCCGCCGCCGGGCGCCTCTCCCCGCCCCCCGCGGCAGCCGCGGCGGGcagcccgcccggccccgccgcccgtgCCCCGGCCCTCCCCGCCGGGGCCGGAGCCACCGCCGCCCTCCCGGCCCCACCCGCCCGCCAGGAAtcctcccctcagccccgggcgtgccgcccgcccgcccgccgcgggaGCCCGTCGCTGCCTCTGCGCCCAGGACCGCCGCTGGTGTCCGCTCCTTCCCGCTCCCTCCGTCCCTCGCGGCGCGCTGACGCTGCGCGGGCCTTGCCTGGCtgagcggagcggagcgggcggcgcggggctctgctccctcaggTGCTGCTGCCGAATGGTGCCCGGCCGCGCACTTACCGCCTCTTGTTTTCCGCGGCACTGCCCGCCACAGCAACCCGACCCGCGGCGCCCGAGagcccgcccccgccgcggcccATTGGCTGCCGCGCCGGTTCAAACTGCCTGAAGCTCCGCCCCCCGGCGCGGAAGCCGGACGGGATTGGCTGTCTGCCGCTCTGACGTCGGCGGCCGAGCTACTCCCGGGCTAGGACGAGCGCGAGGGGGACGTTGGCGCTTATACCCGTTGGAACCGGTTGGGGTGAGGAGAGCGGGGGCGGGGCTGGGCGGAGCGCGCTGGGCGGCGATTGGGGGAGAGGGACGGTTTAAAAAACCGCGGGGGCCCCTGCCATTGGCCGGCGGGGGCTGCGGCCGATCTGATTGGGCGGAGCGCGGGGGCCGCAGCGtggtttaaaaatacaaagggagcggggccggcggcggctcccTCCGCTCCGCCTGCCCCGGCTCAGGGCGGCCGAGGCAGCGTCGCCGCCGCTCTCTCCCTCCGTCCTTCCCTCCGTGGGGTGGGCGTCTggcgggcagcggcggctgGCTGTAAAACTGGGCTGAAAGTTGCGTTTCGGTGCCCAAGCGAGCCCCGATCCCTGGGGCCCTAGCtggcccggcccgccccgccgcgggaCAGGGGCTGCGGTGGTGCCAGCCCCCGGCTCCAGTCCGGGGTCTCCCACGGAAGGAGAGTGTCTGGTTTCGTAGCGATCCCTGGGCAGAGAGAGCTCCCTTTTCCCAGGCTGGAGGGGTTTGGAAGAACCCGGGCTGATTGTGAGACGTAGGTTTCCCTACTCAGAGCGCGGCAGAGGCACCGGCGCTGAGAAGGGAAGGTGTCGCCTCTCCGAGCTTGGTGCTCTCTGTAAAGTGCAAGCTGCAGCAGTTGAAAGCCTGGGACCCAATCTCGGTCGAACTGAGGTTTTAATGCAAAACATGCCTGTGGTTTGCATTAATGCTTTCAAGTGTACCGCTAGCAGCAAATCTGGCCCTTTGGGTTTGGGGAGAAAAGTGACGTTTCCGTACAGTCACTTATACTGCGATGTCACCCCAGACTACATTATACTGGTTTTGCTGactttggttttcttctgtgtgaTTATTTTCATCTAATTCTCTACTTTGGGTAGATATTCTTAGTAATCTAAGTGGGTTTTAACACTCTTGTTTTTTCAGGTGTAGTTTATAGCCCTAGTGAGAAGCACGTTATTTTTACTGAAGATGTGGTGCCTTCAGTAGAACCTTCCTCAAtggtaagaaaaacaaatccctAAGCTATGTGAGAGTATAGAGTAGCTGCAGGTGTGAGAGTGGTCAATGTCTTCATCTCCAGTCTCCCCCATTCAGAGTTGCTCAATATAAGAAGGACTTATCAGGTACAGTTCTTCaagcctttcttctttccctctgaCAAGTACAGGTTCATGTGGAACAATTCATTAATGTGGAAGTAAGTGCCTGCTTTATCCCCGTTTCTTTTTAAGCTTTGTGTGTTTGCCCAAACTGCAGCCCTTAAAAGCCAAAATCCCCTACAGAAGAGGGTAGTTGGGAGGTAAATTAACAGAGCAACCCACAGATTATGCTTTCCCTCTGCAGATGTCAAAGCCTTCCCAAGCCAATTCTCCAAAACCTTGTACCAGTTCACTTATGTGGCTATTACTTTTGATAGTGTTTAGCATACAAATAAAGCTTAGCCTTCCTTACCtcctaaaataaacatttccatgGGGAATGTTTCATGTTCTGGTTTGGGCTCGTTATGACTGTATGCCATTGCTTCTCCATAGCAAATTAATGTTCTCGGTTCTATGGTACTGAGTTCTATGTAGGTCTATCTGTCCACTTTGCAGAGTTGTTTTGTTATGCGgctttaaaaatgcctttacTTCATATTTTACGTGGAAAGCACTATTTTATTTCATGAGTTAAGCTGCCAGATGGGTCACTCATTTACTTTGTGGTGAGCCACCTCTGTATAAAAGCTACTTGTGAAGTGTGTTCTAGTTAATAAAGCAATTTTGTAAAAGATCGTAGAATTTTACACTACTGGTGTGTACTGAGTGAATCATAGTACAACCATTGGTATTTGTGGTGTAAAAGCATTCCTTGTATGCCAGACTGACCTAGACACTCTCTGTCAGTTATTGTAGGGGAATGGGTTGAAAAAAGCTTTAGGTaagttttatttacattttcactgttttaaCATTAATATAGCACATTCATGGAAAAATATTACTTTGGAACAGTCTTTGGAAATTTTGTGATGTAATTGCAGTAAGGCATCTGCTGTTGCATCTGTTTTTATATCTGTTCTAAGAATATGAAGAATATTATTGTGGAAAAGCAGGTGGAGTGAGAAAGTGTAATTATTGCtatgggaaaaaatgagatctgcctttcaaatgttttaagaaagaaattaggatctttaaattttccttcctggaaatgaaagcttttgtaCACTTTGCTAGACCCACAGTGTGTTACATCATGCTGTCTCATACAACACAGGGCACATGAGAAACCAAAGTAACATCTGTCTGTCCTCCAACAAGGAAGGCAGTATTGAGAATTTTCCATGCTCGAACATGATACTGGAAGCTTCCCACAGCAGTGCCAATGCTGAAAGCCCCACCACACAAGAATGCTGATGTTAGGAACTTGGCATTCTCAAAGCTGAGCCTTCCTCCCAGCGTCCTCGTGCCTGGAAAAGCACTTCTCCGCTTCCACAATAAGCAGTCACTGTTTTTCATTGCTCCACACTGTTCCTTTTCAGACAGAAACACAATTTCTGTCTCCAGAGATTCAGTCACTGTTACTCTTCTAAAGCAGTGATCTATGCAGTATTGACTTTGGTCGGTACGCATGGTTAATTTATTAACCACATGTGCATGACACTTGTGGGGAAGAAGCATAAACTCCGGGACTTGGAGTTACTTCAGTGTGAATAATTCTGCTCATGAAATGACTCTAAGGTTTTATAGCTCCCTGGCCTTGAGCCATTCTGAGTTTCTAATTTGCTCCACAGTTTGGGGTGCTATTGTTAACTTGGCTTAATCTTCAGTAAACTGCAAGTGAGGATAAGCAGTGAGGCTAGAAATGCCAGATAGAAGGTAGAGAAAAGACCAGATGGGTGAGACCAGGTTATGGAGCTGAGAAATGAATTTAAAGAGAAGTATGtcaaagacaacaaaaatgtGTGATGGGAGTGATAACTTGCTTTCTGTCATACTGTATCTCTTGGCTTCTGTGGGCTGCTTCTAGAGATTTTCTAGACAGTGATGTCAGTGTGGACAAAGCaagggaaaaagggaacaaaggccttttatttgaattaaatcATCAGCGGATCCATTACAACAGATACTGTTCAGCTGAGGAGATTGGTCAGAGTTAAGGTCATGCAACTGTAGTTTGCAAACTTGCATTCTGGTATATTTATGTAGTGATGCTGTCAGTTTTAATTCAGTCAGTTGGATAAGGAAGCTCTACTGGCACTTCCCAGAAAGTCTCCTACTATCCAAATTCCTGTATGGAATATGCCTTAATGTACAAAATGGCAGTAAAATTCTGCTTTGGAAAGTTATCACTCTTGATTGATAGGCAATTTCTTCTTCCGGACCTGAAAAATCAGTGGATGAATAATGAATGTGAGGTAAAATTGCTCTCTGTTTTAATCAAACCAAACTTCACTAATAGGAATGGAAGATGTTGAAAGAAAGCTTTAATCAGCAGGTTTctttgttacagaaaaaaaaaatattaaaattcaagACACAAAATGCATTTAAGTAGGTCACTGCTTTGAAAACCCTTTTAATGTGAAGGACAAAGTCTACAGACAGCAACAATGTTTTAGGCCTCTTTTTTTGTGAGCATCTTTCACTAGATATATGGTGGGAGCTTTaggatgaaaagcaaaaatcaaaacTATTTAAGCTACCGCTTACCTAAGTTCaacataaaatttattttgttgtagTGTTCCAGTTATAAGCAGTTATTT
This region includes:
- the HMGB2 gene encoding high mobility group protein B2, with protein sequence MGKGDPNKPRGKMSSYAYFVQTCREEHKKKHPDSSVNFAEFSRKCSERWKTMSSKEKGKFEEMAKGDKARYDREMKNYVPPKGEKKGKKKDPNAPKRPPSAFFLFCSEHRPKIKNEHPGLSIGDTAKKLGEMWSEQSAKDKQPYEQKAAKLKEKYEKDIAAYRAKSKSDAGKKGPGRPAGSKKKAEPEEEEEEEEEDEEEEEEDEDEE